In Bos indicus x Bos taurus breed Angus x Brahman F1 hybrid chromosome 4, Bos_hybrid_MaternalHap_v2.0, whole genome shotgun sequence, the sequence CACTCTCTGACTTTTGACAGCTGTCAAAAGAAATCTACAAAGTAACCATATTTTAGTCAAGCTTATAAAAACCCGTCAGAACTTTAGCCTTACTCAAGTGTCAACACCACCTTAAAACGTGTCTCCTCACCACActtatttctctgtcttccttAATTTGCCAACAATTTAGCAACCACAGATTGTAAGGTTGAAATGAGGAAGGGGAGAGAACGAagagaatttgctttaaaaatggagGAACTACCTCAGAATTTTAATTTTCccaaagggggggggggggattcCCCAGAAAGCTTTCCAGCCAGGAAACATCTGAACTCCTTACAAATTAGAACTCTTACCTAGTTTCCGCCTAGACACGATTtgtgggctttttttcttttctttttttttccggGGTGTGGGGAGCGGGGTGAGGTGGAGTTGTCAGTATAAGTTACCTGGAAGGTTATCTCCAATTCTAAGCCTGATTCAAAATTGGAGAAAAAGCAGTGGAACACATCAAAATTCTgggttcttcccaccctctccacctccaaaagaaaagaaaaaacgaaTTCCTGCTCTGCTCTCTATTTCACTCTCCATTTCTGCGTTGACCTAGTTCTGCAAGGAGAAAATTCGGCACCGGGATGTGCCAATACGAGCAAAGGTACTATTCCGGATTTAAAATAAAGCAGTGCCTGACCCTACTGACCTCCAATCATTTTATAACTTCTGGGGGACTCAGGCCCCTGGACTGGAGCAAACAAACCACTGCAGGAGAGACTGACAAAGCGGACCAGGCCCCAGGGCAACATTCCCCACTACAGGGAACCGCCGGGGGCCGGCCGGCCGGCCTGGAGTCTGCGGTTTATCCTCAGTGACTGGGACACAGCTGGCTTTGAAAAAGGACATTAAATATACACGCCATTCCTCTTCGCCAGCCAGGCCCTGGCCCCGGTCCCCTAGATAAAACGGATGCCCACGGGCCCGCAGTCACACCTGTTAGGTGTTTCTCCGCGCGATGCCTCCGCCCCAGCCAAGCCTCCTGCCCGGCCAGGGAGCCGGGTGCAGAGCGGGGGACGCGAAGGGAGACGCAGGGCCGGGCCTTCCCCAGCGGACTCCGCGGGGCTCCGCGCTCAGGGCTGGGGCGGAGAGGGAGGGGGCAGCGAAGGCGGGAGAGGTCGGTCTACCCAGGCCGAGAGGGCCATGGGGAGGGCCGGGGGAAGGGGCGTCGCTGCTCGCGTTACGCTTCCACAGCCTGCAGCAGAGGCGGCGGGGCTGAGCCGCGGAGGAGATGGGGTTTGCACCAGCGTCTGCATTTCTCCTCGCAGCCCCGGCGCCACCGCCCCTCGCCGGGCCTCGGCGCCCGATAGGCCGCGCAGGGTGAGCGCGGGCGCCGGCCGGCGGCACCTCGCCGAGGACTAGAGGCGAGGGCGCCGCGGGGTCGCGGAGGGGGGACTCCGCGAGCAGGGCGGCCCGCGCGTCCCCGGATCGCAGCAACTCCGGCCGCCGCCGGGCCGCGGCAGGGACGGAGCTCCCCGCGCGCCCCCCGGGGGCCAGCAGCGGCCGGAGGGCGGCGCGGGGCTCGGCCCCTCCGCCCAGCAGCTCGGCGCAcccggcggcggtggcggcgtgGGATCGGGCGCCCGGGCAGCCTCCGAGCCGATGGCCGGCAGCGACGCGAACGACGAGGGTCCCGCGCGGAGGGGCGGCGCGGCGAGGCGTCCGGGGGCCCCAGGAGGGCGGGGAAGCGAGGCTGCCGCCAGCTGCCCTGAGCCGCTGTCCACTGCTGAAGCGCCGGCCGAGGGCGCCGTGCTGCCGGCTTGGATGCGCCTCTACTTCTACGGGATGCACGGGGTCACCCTGGACGTGCTCCTGTCCGCGGCGCACCGCTTCGCTCGCCGTCCGGACCTCCGGATGCTGGGCTTCTCCTCGCCCTACCGTTGCCTCCTGCACTCGCTCACCCACTTAGCCCTGGAGAAAGTCTACCTGCAGCAGCGGCGCTGCCCCAGCGCCTTCGTCTTCAATTTCCTCCTCTACCCCTCGGCCCACGTGGGGTTGCAGACCCTGGCGGGAGCGCTGCTCCGCCGGGTCGGCGGGCCGGGGGGCGCAGTGGCGCCGGGGGCGCTGGACTTGGCCCTGCAGTACGTGCTGGCGCTCTACCACTGCCAAGTGTTTCTGAAGCGCTTCCTGCACTTGCGGTACCAGCGGCGGCAACAGCTGCGGGGCGCGCCCCTCGCCCCTTCGGGCGCCCGGGCCCCAGCGACAGCCGGTGGTCGGCGGCGGCGACCTCGCGGTCCCAGGGGCGCCGGGGGAGCCCCCAACCAGGGGCTGCCGGACCTGCTCCGCTTCCTTTTCTTCGGAATGCACGGTTTTTTGGATGAGATCTTCTTCACCTTCTTCTTTAACCTGCTGGGGCCCGGGGACGGGACGAGCAGCGGCCACACGTCGCTCTGGTCCTTCTTTATGTACGGCAGCTGCAGTTTTGTGGTGGAAAAGCTCTATTTCCACCTCCACTACAGTCGGGGCTGGGGCACCTGGAAGCGAGTACCCTTCTACGTGATCTTCATCTACGCGTGGGAGTTGTTCTGGGGCCTGGGACTCCGCACTTGGGGCGCCTGTTCCTGGGACTATTCTCACTATCCGCTCAATTTCATGGGCCTTATCACGCTGATGTATTTGCCTGGTTGGATATTCCTTAGTGTGTACCAGGACCTACTTTCCAATGTGTTGTGGCGGGTGCAATACGTACCATCTAACTAAGACCAAAAAAAGGGGGCACTGGATTCTCATGAATGAAGGCGATTTATTTTTACACAATAAAACGGaggggtttttgtgtttttttagccttttaatttttataccttTTACTAAACTTTACCACCAACCTGTTTTATTCGACATTTTAGTTTTTCTATTGGCAACGTATGCATAATACGATAATACTTTGAAATATTGCTGGAAATGTAACTCTAAGTACTTAActcatcaatattttaaaacccTCACTAGTCCAAACAGCAAACCATCATACCTTAACCTCAGAAAGCTGTAGTATTCACTTATTTGCACTTATTTGGCGTAGGTGGGTGAtagttactaatttttttttttaagtaaggaaGTTCTTCAACTCAGACACCAGTGATTTTTCCAAGATTCGGGGAGGTTTTCTGATTTAATGATTTGTTTACTTTccttttggaaaaggcaatggcaacccactccagtactcttgcctggagaatcccatggacggagagcctggtaggctgcagtccatggggtcgctaagagtcggacacgactgagcgacttcactagcAACTTCACTTACTTTCCTTTTAATCCAATGTCATTTTAATTTCCTGCCATGTTTGCCAGTGACTGCTGAAATCCAGTGTCTTGTACTTCTGAAACTACAATTAATAGCTTTTAAAGTGCCTCTGTATAGCACACAAATGAAAAGAAGCTGACAAATTTGAAAACACACCCTATGAATCGATTTTTAGATAAGAAATCTTTTTTAGCAACTCAGACAGGTAACACTGTGTTAAGATATTGATCTCCTTCCTGGAAATGATTGCTTTCCAATGTGGATTAGCCTTAAACGCCAAATGTGTTAACTTTAATCAGATCCTGTGTTATCTTTGGCTGTAAATTTTAGTCCTTATGCAATCATGTAAAATGTCTACCTTACATGTGCAAGGGCCATGCAAAATTATACCATCCTTAATAGTGTTCTAACCCTAAGGACTCTTTTCTATATGGAGTGTCAAGAGTAAAAGCAATCCCATGGAATAAAATGAACTAGAATATTCACCCTAATTGTATTAGCCCTAATTGTTTTCAGAGGATACAGATATGTGTTTTCAGCCTATTTCTGCCATGGCTCACTTGTAAACATTTTTCCGTTTCCTTTGGGTCCCCTACAGAGTTCTTGGATTAAAGTCCAATGTAGTTATGTGCATTATAAATCAATGATAGCTCTTTGGTGACTTGTTCTTAAAGTTTGGAAGCTCCAAGTTAAATAAGATGATGTGAACCATTTGAGAAATCATGGCTAATCAATTAATAATGTACTTTaaatttgtttctgtgtttttattatatttagaaaagacaagTAGAATTGAGTATAGCTCATCCAAGGATGACTAATACCTTCTTAGTTTTTGTTATAAAGATAATTAGGAAAGCTTGGAGTGTatacaaattaatatatattccTATTCAAGTTGTTAGCTTGTCTATACTGtaaaagggcttcccatgtggcactagtggtaaataacctacctgccagtgcaggaggcaaaagagatgtgggttcgatccctgggttgggaagatcccctggaggagggcatggcaacccactccagtattcttgcctggagaatcccatgagcagaggagcctggcaggctacagtccataggtcacaaagagttggacgtgatgaacaactaacactttcacttcacagcaGAACTGTTGGGAGATCAGCTCAATTCTgcttctcctctcctctgtcACACTGATTGTTTTAGCCAGTCAAAGCTTGAGTAGAAACTGTTGGAAGTAATTAAATGTTTGCAGAGAATAAAAGTGTCACTTTGTGGAAAAGATTTCTGAAAAcctggggagaaaaataaaatgtaaatatagacACTAAAGTTAGTCAGATGCTGGacaaaatatttgtaattcaAATCTGTCACATGTGCATGAGTCGAAGTTAAGTGTGGCATGGCTCCACACCATGCATTCCAGTGAAGTCATAACCAAATCCACAGCTTCTGGACTACTGGCTAAATGTATGTATTCACCCTTCTGTCATTTACATGCTGCTCCTTCAGCTTGCTTAAACTGCTAATCAGGATTCTCAGGCCAAACTCATCAAAAAAGCttgctattttgtttgttttgcttttaatgttAATCCTATTTAAAGAAAAGTTCAAGATTTTTCATTGATtcaattcattcaagaaatagttATTGTGAGCCTGCTATTTTTCAGGCATTTGCCTGGACtctgtgactacagccatgaccCAACATGGACAAAAATCTCTGTCCTGATGGAGCTCACATTAGAATGTGAGTGCATTGATTTATATGAGATTATGCTGATTTGCAAGGCTACTGTTTTAGTATTAGTAATAGGTTATGAGAGGCAGATGTCAGGGTTCTCATCAGGGTTCTCCCTGGAATATCAATCCATCAGTCTGTAAAACAAAAGCCCATTAACAGTCCCTAGTGCTAGTTCTACAAAGAGCCCTGTTCATTTGTATTCAGGAAGTGATTAGCCTGTCTGTTAACTCAGCACCTTGCCTTAGGGCTTCTCATTCTGTGTTTACTCAACTTCTTAAAAGTAACATTTGCTGCAATTTTGAACCTTtcaagaaaaagcaaggaaaggaaagaacCATCAGACTGATCAACTTGGTTACTCATTAGTAGTTCAGATATAGAAATGATAAGGCAGTACAATATTAACTAttataataatagttaatatttagGTAGTGCTTACCACCTACCAAGAACTGCACTATTAACATgtgtatatacttttaaataaatacatgtatatatttacctatatcttaaatgaatatattacatatgtctcatatatatgtatttaattttaagtaatacataatattttaggCTCATATGTGATATAAATTAAAGATACAACAActcatatatgatatatatatataccttaagtatacgtgtgtgtgtgtgtgtgtgtgtgtgtactcagtccctcaattatgtctgactcttgtgaccccatggactgcagcccacccctctgtccatgggattttccaggcaagactactggagtaggtgccatggcctactccaggggaacttcccaaccaagggatcaaacccaggtctcttgcgtctcctacattggcacaaacacacacacatacatatttacttAAACCTCTAACAACTCTTTCTCATGAGGACAGTGACACTGAAGCCCAAAGAAATAACTTGGTTAAGTAATCAAGCCATACAGCTATTTAGACAGAATCCAAGGACGCTGGACTCTAGGCTCTGTTCTTAACAGAAAGGTTGGCATGCCTTAACCTACGGACCACAGTGATTTGGGATCTCCTGTGGATTTCACCTTACaatctgtattttctcttctctggcaCTATCATAGATGCAAGGGCAGCTGTATAAAAGTTAGATACTAGTAGCAAAAATACTCTTTCATGTTGCCTTTTTAGTCTCTGGAAATAACAGGGTGCTAATACCAAGATGCATAACTGATAGTCAGCCTAGCTCTAATTCCCAGATGACAGATTTTCTAGTCAAGCAGTGCTCTGCAGTAGAGTTCCTCATCTGAAGTCAGATGATCTTGAATATAAGAATAATATATCAAAATTCAAGATAACTCACAACACAAgcaagaagaaatatatataattaaggcTCTCTTCTTGAATATAGCATTCAGAATGAGCTTCACTGTAAGCTATACAAccccaaaattaaaattttttgcagAGATATTTGTTCTGCATTCAGTTAATCACCTTAGAgttaaagaaagtttttttttttttggccacatggcattTGGGATGCTAATCCCCCCACTAGGGATTGAATGCAGTCCATCTGCCTTGGAAGCatagcatcttaaccactggggctCCAGAAAAGTCCCAAGAAAGTTCTTaatagaaaaacatgaaaaaaaaaagtaataactgTGGTTCTCATTCCATGTTTAACTTAGGCAATGCTGAAATTTCTTACATAaagtgctttaatttttaaatcaattatatctcagcTTTCAATCTAAagagaaattttgtttttcatggtATCAATTAATATAGATGTTCCTGTGTTATATCAGGACTCCAGTAATGTTGATAATCCATTTCAGTATTTCACACATTTCACTGTACTtaactataaatatttcattacaaATATTTGACATTTTATGTTAAACTCAGAAAAATATGATGTGCTTTGTTGTTTAAGAATTATGAATTGGTTAATCCTACCcctttaaaagataataatttcTACTGTTTTGAAATAGTCTCTGCTGGCATAATTGACCtggttctattttaaaaagatggtgaGAAAGAATTTTGGTAGATTACTTTGGTTCTCTCTCCATTTccaaagtacattaaaaaaaatcactatatttGGAAAGGAAGTTATACTCATAGACTTGGAATGATAAGTCATTGTATTGTAATATTTGACAGCATTTTAGTAAAATTGATCCTTGCttgttttaaaagactttaaaaaacactttacctttcaattttaaatataatatccaATTTACTGTCTCCAGTATACTTTCCAACAGTGCTTAATAGAACTAAGATCCTTTACTCAGAAAGAGTTAAATGGAAcacccttcccttttctccatccaACACATGCCTCAGTTTATGCTGGAAGGAAAGATGGTTCTTTTCTGTTgccagttttttttcctttctattcttgGATGTGGTACCAGAGGAATATACAAAAATAGCACTTGTCTGTGTGGACTTCTGTTCATTAAAATTGACctctttctaatttttaacaTGGAGACGTGAAGCTATCATACAGGCAATGACTTCCAGTTGCTAAAAACCCACGTTGTAAATTAAACTGTGATGTGTATAAATTTTCCTttagatattttttcttaatataaggAGATTGTAAATATggagactttttttctttaatctttgaaTTCTCTTTGCATAAATGGTCAAACAAATGACCCGAGTGTTCCTAAGGAGAGAGACAAACACAGACAGGCTGATCCTTGACGTACAGAGAAGTTTAATGTTCATCTTAACCTCTTAAAAATTCTATTATAATCCAAAAGTCACATGGATCAACTTTcccatttagaagaaaatatatctttACCACAATTAAGAATTAAGGATCTAAAGAAACCATGAAGATTAATAACATCCAACCTTCTATCCAAGGCTGGAATTCCTTACATCTCTGACAGATGGTTTCTTAGCTCAGGTTGGACTATTGACAGTATTAACTGTGTTTTTCATGCAAAGACTAAATGGGAAAGCTACAAAGCTGTGTTAATACCCACCCCAGTCTATTTGACTTCTCAAAGTTTCCAGGAACTAACAAATACTGGTCAGCCAGATTGTGTATTGCAGTGAAACACTTTTTGAGATGATCTTctctatttaaaaggaaaaaaatcaatgtttcattcttttaccatAATACTCACTGTCTACTTattgtatattttcaaatgaggCTTTATTCACTAAGTCTAGGCAACAGGACCTTGAGAGATTTGAGTAAATTAAAATTACTtcagaagaacaaacaaacattGGCTGCAAGCAAAagagtaaaaaattaaatactaggAATCCTCCTTATGTCATTGGAATTTCAACTGGTTCAACCCATGAAAAGCCTTTGGTTGCTGCCCAGGTCTACCTGGGAATATAAACTGGGAGAGTTTCCTGGTAGCTTCCCTGAAGCTACCAGCTTCATCAAGAAATGCATTGAGCAGATGCAGGTGTGACGGAAGCAATTAGCTAACCAGAAAGGATGAGAGATACCATGGATCAATTCtcccattcaaaaaaaaaattacacttatgATATTAAGCAGAGAACTAGCCTCACTTTTGATGGGTTtcctacaaatatttatattacatgcaaggtattttattaacatttatacTCCAtgcatgataaaaataaaattaatctcaAAGGATCTCAGTTTTgaaactttaaatatttgaaaataatcttgAGAGAAACATGCAGAAAGTTTGTCATATCATTTTGATTACCCACTAACTTTTAGGAACAAAAGTTAAACTGAATATGCTCTTGTTCATTTCTGAAGAGGATCTATTTTTAATCTTAACTTTTTATTAGAAACAATGAgcagacaggaagaaaaaataaataaaagagttcCCTGGAGTACATCAGAACCAGTATTCAGATTTCAAGTATTTATAAACAAGAGTTTAACAAAATTTATCATTCTACTTACTTGTAATGATGATATTTTCAgcaagcaaaacagaaacaaaagaataataaaggcagaaataaaatgtacattGAAAGGGATAGTATTCAATAGTCTTAGAGAGTccttacattatttttctttggctAAAATGATTcacattaataaatattattctagGTCTTTATACCATGTAAGACTTGAATTATgaagaaaattttatgtttataaagtaCTGCACATGCTAAGTTTGGTTGGGTACCAAAATTTACACTTTATTGTTgctactgttcagtcactaagtcctctctgactctttgggactccaaggactgcagcatgccaggcttccctgtctttcactatctcctggagtttgctcaaactcatgtccattgagtcagtgatgccatccaacaatctcatcctgtgtcgcccccttctcctatcctcaatctttcccagcattagagtctctttcaatgagtcagttctttgcatcaggtgaccaaagtagtggagcttcagctttagcatcagtccttccagtgaatattcagggttgatttcctttaggattgactggtttgatctccttgcagtacaagggactctcaggagtcttctccagcactatagtttgaaagcatcagttctttggtgctcagccttctttgggcttcctagtagctcaggtggtaaagaatccacctgcaatgcaggagaccccagtttgatttctgggttgggaagatcccctggagaaggctattcactccagtattcatgggctctGATGGCTCCGATGGTaatgcagtgcgggagacctgggttcagtccctcgggttgggaaggtcccctggaggaaggcatggcaacccactccagtattcttgcctggagaatccccatggacagaggagcctggagggctgcagtccttgagatcacaaagagtcatacacgactgagcaactaagttcacaaccttctttatgatccaactctcgcACCAtaaataactactggaaaaaccatatctttgactatatggactttgttggcaaagtgatgtatctgctttttaatacactgtctagttttgtcatagcttttcttccaaggagcaagcatcttttaatttcatggctgcagtcaccatctgcagtgattttggagcccaagaaaataaaatttgtcactgtttccactttttctccatctatatgctatgaagtgataggaaaggatgccatgatcttagcttttgaaTATTGTTTTAAGCTAGCCTTTTCACTATCTTCTTTCATACTTTATTGTTATTGATACTTATTTGATGAAATTTCTGAGTTTGTCTTTTCTGAAATGATATTATTGGAtatactataaaaattttaataaagtgtcATTGATGTGTGTACCCAATGCACAGGTAAACAGTCTAAagcttatttaaatgtaaagttGTGGACTTTTAGAGCCTGAGAAGATAACTAAACACCACCTAATTCAACTCCCAGCCAAAAGAATTAGTTCTTCTAGATTATCTTTTACAGGAATCTGTCCATCCTCTTCTTGATCACTTCTAATGACAGAGCTCTTTGTACTTATTCAGATCTCTCAGGCCAACTCATTTCtttgttctatatcttgatagTTAGAAAATTCTTACCAGAAGGACCCCCCAtctgtaacttttatttttccaactgTTTCATCCATAGACAAAACAAAGGTTTCCAAGTGTGTCTTAATTATCTTACTCCAGGCTAGGTATTCAAGATCCTTTagcaatatataataaaatatacagtagTAAAACTATTACCTACTTTGATCTAAACACTTTATTTCTGCAAATGTAGAACAAAAGTAATCACTATTAGCTTTTTTAGCAGCTCAGTCACATCATTGTTTctgttaaattttcatttatatacatCCTCTAGGTTTCTCTCCTATAGACTGCCGTTAACCCAGTGGTCCTCTTCATGCTCCTGTGCCTTCTGATATAAGTAATTGGCCTGGATCTGTGCTTGTCCCATATTCATTACCGGGTCTGAAAATGAATTAGAGAGAAATGAAGGTAAGTAGAGTGAAGAACAGAAAAGTTGCCATTGAattcattcttcatttcttttgtccCTCTTCTTCCAGTTTCAACTTTTGGGAGCAGGCATATGTCATTCTCTGTGTTTTCTCAACACTTAGCAATGAACTtagcacagagcaggtgctcaaaaatttttttggtgAATATATATGAATTCTCATGCCAGACATAATTCAATAGTGGAAACAGGAATTAGGAATGCCGCCAGGTGGCAACATGTGACTTCAATGGGACGTTTATTTATGGAACATAAATTAGATCCACCAAGTACCTAGAAAAAATGTAGAAATTGCTTAATCTTCTCAtagtcttccttctttcctgagcAACTTCTTTTGCAAGACACAGAATTCAAGTAGTTCTCTTAAAGAATTTAGCcacattataatttaaaaaaaaaattgtaagctaTTTAGAGAACTTAACTAtcctttaaaacattatttctgaaatGTGAATTTTTCTAAAAACTGATTGGTGGTGCTTCTTTTATCACATGACACTCCAAAAAAGAAGGAGTTACCCAGTTTGCACCCTACTGATGTCTTGATTTTCTTCACTGTTTTTGCTGATGACCTTCTGGATTGGGGCAACTtttgaacagaaatgaaaataaaattcaaacttacatgcttgctcagttgcttcagtcatgtctgactctttgtgactctatggaccatagccggccaggcttctctggccatgggattctccaggcaagaatactggagtgggttgccatttccttctcgaaggaAAATTCAAACTTAGTTAAAGTCATAAAATTGCTTCTAGTGGCAGGTGGTAAAGATTTATGATTTATTAGCTATGAATCTGGTTCACTTCTTTCTATATTTCCAACctcaaatattaatattactGGCAGACTGTAGTCAGGGTTCTCCTAAGAAACAAAACTgctgtgctactgctgctgagtcgcttcagtcatgtctgactctgtgcgaccccatagatggcggaccaccaggctcccccatccctgggattctccaggcaagaacactggagtgggttgccatttccttctccaatgcatgaaagggaaaagtgaaagggaagtcgctcagtcatgtctgactcttctcgaccccatggtctgcagcctaccaggctcctccgtccatgggattttccaggcaagagtactggagtggggtgccattgccttctccaagaaacaaAACTACTAGGATGTAAATAGATTAACAGATAGACTTATTATAAGAATTTGGCTCACACAATTATAGAAGCTGGTAAGTCCTAAGATCTACAGGGTGAGTCTACAGACTGGAGATTCAGAGAGCCGCTGATGTAGTTACAATCCAAAGGCCAGTGGGTTCAAGATCCAGGAAGAGCTGATGTCTCAGTTCAATCTGAAGACAAGTAAAAACAAATGTTCCGCTTGAGTGGGAGGAATTTCCTGTTATTCAGTCTTTTTGTTCTGTTCgggtcttcaactgattggatgaggctcaCCCACATTAGGAAGGACAATGTACTCTATCTATTGACTTAAAGATTAAACTCATCCAAAAAACCCTCACCAAAGCACTCAGAATAATGAtagaccaaatatctgggcatccAATTGTCCAATCaaattgatacataaaattaaccatcacacagaTCAAAGCATTTGAACCAAAGGAGTTAAAATAAgcataaggaaaatgaaatgagtCCATTCATTCATCTAGTCAACAGCTATTTAAATGTGTACTGTGTTAAAAAGTAAGAAGACATAGGCAATTATTTTTTCATAGAGTGGAAAATgcgaattttaaaacaaaagtgtACTACAGAAAGATGATGTAGGTGGAAATAATGGTGCCGTCACCTAGGCGAGAGAGCATGTTGGGAAGATTCTAGTTGGAGGGCCCAGCATGCTCAAAGACCTGGCAAAAGTGAGTATCAGAGCACTGAGTAACTCAAAGCCTGTTGTATCTGGTTGAGCAGAGTGGTGGGGGGAAGAGTGAGACCTGAGCTAGAGGGGTAGGCAAGAGGCAGGTCTTGAAGCTTTATGGAAACGCTAGAATTTGGAGGACCATTTCCTAAGGATGTTGACAAGTTAATTAAGGGTTTTAAGCAGGCAAAGGACTTGTGGTTTGCATTTTGcaacttgcatttttaaaaagaaaacagatcagAGAGGACAAGATTACATGTAGAGAAAGACCAGTTATGAGGCTGTTATACAAAAGATGATAGAGAGAAAGAGACCAGCATTATGACAGAGGAGATGGACTAAAATATAGATTCAGAGATAATCAAGAGTCAGAACAGACGATGAAAAGTGATAAGATGGTTGTGCAAATCAAGACAGAGAAGCAGAGGCAACCAGCCAGCTAAAATTGTAGACTCAGAGCCCTGAGGACCTCTGAAAGTAAGTAAAAAGTAGAAGCCTGcaaaagatatggaaataaatgaTCAGATAGGCAAGAGATCCTGAGAATGCAATAGTGTCAACAacagaagagaggaagaggagaatgtGTTCAGTGACATCTGTAAAA encodes:
- the TMEM229A gene encoding transmembrane protein 229A; protein product: MAGSDANDEGPARRGGAARRPGAPGGRGSEAAASCPEPLSTAEAPAEGAVLPAWMRLYFYGMHGVTLDVLLSAAHRFARRPDLRMLGFSSPYRCLLHSLTHLALEKVYLQQRRCPSAFVFNFLLYPSAHVGLQTLAGALLRRVGGPGGAVAPGALDLALQYVLALYHCQVFLKRFLHLRYQRRQQLRGAPLAPSGARAPATAGGRRRRPRGPRGAGGAPNQGLPDLLRFLFFGMHGFLDEIFFTFFFNLLGPGDGTSSGHTSLWSFFMYGSCSFVVEKLYFHLHYSRGWGTWKRVPFYVIFIYAWELFWGLGLRTWGACSWDYSHYPLNFMGLITLMYLPGWIFLSVYQDLLSNVLWRVQYVPSN